A genomic window from Longimicrobiaceae bacterium includes:
- a CDS encoding pitrilysin family protein has product MTEPKLAPLHVPSRTTTLANGMRVVAHEDTSSPIVAVHLMYRAGSADERPGRTGLAHLLEHLMFEGSQHAPKGQFDDLLERAGGTNNGSTWLDRTNYFETVPSNAVELALWLERDRMAHFLPVLGEEMLELQRGVVINERRQSYDSRPYGMADERLHEMLFPEGHAYSWPTIGYMADLEAITLEDARTFYQTYYTAGNAVLVFAGDISPQRAFELAERYFGDLPAGPRIPRIARMGSLPAAPRVRRETMEDDVSFPRLYQAWTVPAYGDAEWVALDVLAFLLADGESSRLQKALVRDGRIAQDVDSYLYPTARCGVFGIVATARSGIPAEAMESAVRRALDEVAAGGVTEDEVLGAVRRVRRDHVAEMATVEERADALAYAATVLGRAEALGEMMDAYGEVTADDVRRVAARYLGAGRAATLVVVPGAEEEVEDAA; this is encoded by the coding sequence GTGACCGAACCCAAGCTCGCGCCGCTCCACGTCCCCTCGCGCACCACGACCCTCGCCAACGGCATGCGCGTGGTGGCGCACGAAGACACGTCGTCGCCCATCGTGGCCGTGCACCTGATGTACCGCGCCGGCAGCGCCGACGAGCGGCCGGGGCGCACGGGGCTGGCCCACCTGCTGGAGCACCTGATGTTCGAGGGCAGCCAGCACGCCCCCAAGGGCCAGTTCGACGACCTGCTGGAGCGCGCGGGCGGCACCAACAACGGCAGCACCTGGCTGGACCGCACCAACTACTTCGAGACGGTCCCCAGCAACGCCGTGGAGCTGGCGCTGTGGCTGGAGCGCGACCGCATGGCGCACTTCCTTCCCGTGCTGGGCGAGGAGATGCTGGAGCTGCAGCGCGGCGTAGTGATCAACGAGCGCCGCCAGTCGTACGACAGCCGCCCGTACGGGATGGCCGACGAGCGGCTGCACGAGATGCTCTTCCCCGAGGGGCACGCGTACAGCTGGCCCACCATCGGCTACATGGCCGACCTGGAGGCCATCACGCTCGAAGACGCGCGCACATTCTACCAGACCTACTACACCGCGGGCAACGCGGTGCTGGTCTTCGCGGGCGACATCTCGCCCCAGCGCGCCTTCGAGCTGGCCGAGCGCTACTTCGGCGACCTGCCCGCCGGGCCGCGCATCCCCCGCATCGCGCGGATGGGCTCGCTGCCGGCCGCGCCGCGCGTGCGCAGGGAGACGATGGAGGACGACGTCTCGTTCCCGCGCCTGTACCAGGCCTGGACGGTGCCCGCGTACGGCGACGCCGAGTGGGTCGCGCTGGACGTGCTCGCCTTCCTGCTGGCCGACGGGGAGAGCTCGCGCCTGCAGAAGGCGCTGGTGCGCGACGGCCGGATCGCGCAGGACGTGGACAGCTACCTCTATCCCACCGCCCGCTGCGGCGTGTTCGGCATCGTCGCCACCGCGCGCTCCGGAATCCCGGCCGAGGCGATGGAGTCCGCCGTCCGCCGCGCGCTGGACGAGGTCGCCGCGGGCGGGGTGACGGAGGACGAGGTGCTGGGCGCCGTCCGCCGCGTGCGCCGCGACCACGTGGCCGAGATGGCGACGGTGGAGGAGCGGGCCGACGCCCTCGCCTACGCCGCCACCGTCCTGGGCCGCGCCGAGGCGCTGGGGGAGATGATGGACGCGTACGGCGAGGTTACGGCCGACGACGTGCGGCGGGTCGCTGCGCGCTACCTGGGCGCCGGCCGCGCCGCCACGCTCGTCGTGGTCCCCGGTGCCGAGGAGGAGGTGGAAGATGCCGCTTGA
- the asd gene encoding archaetidylserine decarboxylase (Phosphatidylserine decarboxylase is synthesized as a single chain precursor. Generation of the pyruvoyl active site from a Ser is coupled to cleavage of a Gly-Ser bond between the larger (beta) and smaller (alpha chains). It is an integral membrane protein.), translating into MSSPGPDPSLPADPPDVPRFRSRAMLRVLSRLPQGALSRGFGALADVPLPRAVRKTVLGAFARGVGADPGEAELPLEEYPSLNRFFTRRLRAGARTWPGDARLAACPVDGAAGQMGVVEAGRLIQAKGRGYSLERLLDDGDEWRRFDGGAFLTVYLSPKDYHRIHTPCDGEIGRARHVPGTLLPVNVPAVAHVDELFARNERLLCYIDGPLGRVALVAVGAYNVGRISAAFDPGWNAPPGRSQWVTNRAGADAETRIYDPPVRVKQGDEVMTFHLGSTIVLVFEPGRVKLDAALKPGAKVRLGSVIGSAP; encoded by the coding sequence ATGTCCAGTCCCGGCCCCGATCCGTCCCTGCCCGCCGACCCGCCCGACGTGCCCCGCTTCCGGTCGCGCGCCATGCTGCGCGTGCTCTCGCGCCTGCCGCAGGGCGCGCTGAGCCGCGGCTTCGGCGCGCTGGCCGACGTGCCGCTTCCGCGGGCTGTGCGGAAGACCGTGCTCGGCGCCTTCGCGCGCGGCGTGGGCGCCGACCCGGGCGAGGCGGAGCTGCCGCTGGAGGAGTACCCGTCGCTGAACCGCTTCTTCACGCGCAGGCTGCGCGCAGGGGCACGGACGTGGCCGGGAGATGCGCGGCTGGCGGCGTGCCCGGTGGACGGCGCGGCGGGGCAGATGGGGGTCGTGGAGGCGGGGCGGCTGATCCAGGCGAAGGGCAGGGGATACTCGCTGGAGCGCCTGCTGGACGACGGAGACGAGTGGCGGCGGTTCGACGGCGGCGCGTTTCTCACCGTCTACCTCAGCCCCAAGGACTACCACCGCATCCACACGCCGTGCGACGGCGAGATCGGGCGCGCGCGGCACGTGCCCGGCACGCTGCTGCCGGTGAACGTGCCCGCGGTGGCGCACGTGGACGAGCTGTTCGCGCGCAACGAGCGGCTGCTGTGCTACATCGACGGGCCGCTGGGACGCGTGGCGCTGGTCGCGGTGGGCGCCTACAACGTGGGCCGCATCTCCGCCGCCTTCGATCCGGGCTGGAACGCGCCGCCGGGCCGCAGCCAGTGGGTGACGAACCGCGCGGGCGCGGATGCGGAGACGCGCATCTACGACCCGCCCGTCCGCGTGAAGCAGGGCGACGAGGTGATGACCTTCCACCTCGGCTCCACCATCGTCCTCGTCTTCGAGCCCGGCCGCGTCAAGCTCGACGCGGCGCTGAAGCCTGGCGCCAAGGTGCGGCTGGGCTCGGTGATCGGCAGCGCGCCGTAG